Within Spinacia oleracea cultivar Varoflay chromosome 4, BTI_SOV_V1, whole genome shotgun sequence, the genomic segment ATCGGTAATGCAGTATCTACAATTTCGTTAGTAATAGATTAACGCTAATTGATCTTCAAAAATCCCCTAATGCAGTAAACAAGATTTTTGAGGCCAATATAACACGAACATATCAAGCAACTGAGAAATAAAAATCACTATTGCAACGAGAGATCGAACACACTGAGCTTCGTTTCTCAGAAACAAAAACAGGGAACAAtgatttgttttatttatctgAAACATTGCAGTCTCATCGTTTAATCAccaacatacatacatacacaAGTACACTTTCAAAACTGCAAAATTTATAGCAATTCTAACATGCATCTATACTACCTAAATTATATGCCACTATTCTATATTTCGAGATTCTCCAGCTTCGATTTAATAACAGAAACATCACCCGTACTATTATTCCTCATGTCATCACTTGATTCTTCCTTCTGAGGGGAACTTGTCATTCTTCTAGGCGGGGCTGCAGAACATACAGGCACAACTGATCTGATTTGTACAGCAGGTGCAGTAAATGTTGGTCGAAAACCCCCAGCTTGCATTCTTCCATACCTAGGTCTCACCGCAAATGAACCCACACCACCACTTTGCATTCGTGGAGTGGTAATCGGATATCTAAAATTCCTATTGGTAGGTCCCACTGTAACACCTTGTGAGGCTGTTGGCATGGCCATTCCTGTATTTACAGGGTTGTTTGAGGTGGCAGCACGGCTAGATCTAATGTTAGGCGGCATTGAAGATTCAAACATGGGCGGTCCTTTTTCTTGGACTTTCATTGAAGCTGAACTGATGTTTTCAGCTTGAGGCAAACTGTCCTGTTTGGCTTCCTTTTGAAGCTTTTCATCCAATACAAGTTTAGCACCATCATTGCTGAGAACAGGAGATTTTGAGGGCTCAGGTGAACAATGATTAGAAGATTCTTCTTGTTTTTCCTCGTGTAGCTCTTGAACAGCCACCATTGACCTAGCTTTCATAGGATCCCGCACCAAGTGATTCGAGAAATAGAAGGGTGAGTTGGCGGCACACATGGAGATCCCGGGCGAGAGAGGAACGGGTTGTTGTTCCCCAGTCAAGCAGTACGGATGAGGACTTGGCTGCAACATAGAATGCATCCATGGGACAACTTGGTTGGGTGGAGGAAGCCGAGGAACTTGTTGGATAGGAATTTGAAGTGCCATAATACGGCGCTGCTGCTCTGTTGGCTGTCCCTGCAGCCAAATATGATGACTTACCATTTCAGGAGAGATATTGGAAGATATCCAGTTCTGATAACGGATGCCAAACGATGTTGGAGTTGATGGAAATGAATTTCTGCAGGTTGTTGTAGATGCAGGTGACCTATGGTACCCCTTTTGCTGATTACTTTGTGAGGAGTTACTTGGCTCTGCTGGGTTAAGGCTACCAAGAAAGCGAGCAACAACTACTTGTTCCTGCTCTTCGTGACCTCCGGAGATATTGGCAGAAGAAGATGAGCCGCATTGAGACACTGTATAGGAAAATACAAGAGTAAATTCAAGATAAAGAATGTCTACATAATTGTATAATTGCACCAAGTCAAGGTTCAAAACTAAAGAGCAAGGATCCACAACATGTTAATCGAAAACAAATGCCACTCCAATTTTGAAAACAAATGGTGCAAGGATTACCACGTTTTCCGAAAAACAGAAACATCTATCACAGTTTGGACTGAAACAGCACTGAATATATTTCAAGTCAGAACTTGGGATCATTTGACCCTATTTTGGACCGAAACAGCACTGAATATATTACTTACTAGTTCTTCTTATCACAATTTTTGCTGTTGTGGCTTCTCTTTACCTTACCAACGAATGGCTATCACAGTAAAAGAAAACTAGTGATGAAATATCAAGAGCTTCAACGTTGAGAAATAGGATATATCATAATTGAGCAAACTCCAGGGGAGAAGAATGTACAAACGGTTTGCTCCTGGACAAATACATCTCGCAGATCAAAGCATTTGATTCGTACAGAATATCTTAAGCATGTTTCATTTTGTATCTTCTGATAATTTTGAGGCCCAAGTCCATTTTTGTCTGACAGCTCTTAACGCAACCTCAAGTCAGCTACTCGGTTTTCTCACTGTGCCCAATATTTGATTATAAGAAGAGGAAATACCATTAAGACATTAACATGATATCCATCATCAATCATTATGATGGGAAGGAAATCTATATATTacaaatgtggtgatgacaaatgtcactcattgattgacctctcttttaattaaaaaaaattaattaaaaaatgttAATTTAGGTAAAGTATTATTGATTTTATTATACTCCGTAAATCATAATGATTCTTTTGATAATAACATTCTAAAAATGAGCAAAGCTTGTGTAACCTAATCTATACTCTACTACGTAATTCCTTAATCTTTAGATGcaactctttgatttttttagatGCAAATATTCCATTATTTGGTCGTGGCCTAACCTGAACCCGACTCGACCCACTTCTTGATCATGTAtgaagtataatatatagattttCAAAGCTTTAAAGCCTACAATCtcaaaatattaagacaaaatgtTTGTAGAAGAATATAATCCTAGCAAATATATATGTCTACCATCAATACATTTGACAACTAATGTCACATGtcatattaaaatatatttatatcatCGAAAACACAATCAAAAGaattattaaaaatttatgAAAATAACCACAATAAGATAAGTGGTGGGCCGAGAAAGATAAAACGGGTATTAATTATGTGGGTATTGATACCTAAGTGATGGACGAGAATGATAAAGAATAAATTTATATTGTTTCTACTTTTTTTAAGTGTactaaaaaatcaaaatcctatAATATGAAAAACAAATAACAAGGTTAGAAATGAGCATATACATACATATAGCTAAGAGAAATTGAAATTTGCATTATAAAACTTATATTAAGTTCGATTTAAAAGTATGTTGATGAATAAGGTAAATTATTGAAAGAGTCGAGTGAGTTAAGAGGGTGGGGTAGAAAATTTTGGAATGAATTTTTGGTCGAATAAAGTGAGTATTTTGGTTTACTAATATACCATATTTGGGGTGGTGGGGCAgagatgattttagaatttctaACTCCATAAGCCATAgactttataattgttatactCCATAAGCCAAATATGATTTTGGAGTATCTTACAAGGGTTTATATTatcatatattataaaaaaaatattattaatatgtttgcaagAACAAAAATGTTTTTTTATAAGTAATTTTAAAGGATTACAATATTAACAAAAGGTATTTTTATAAGTTATCTTACAAGGAGTATATATAAAATTTgtgtaaaattaaaattttaataaataattgtGCATCACACGTGATGATAGGACGAGTTTGGATTTTATATTGGGTTGATGATAAAGATAAACATAGATGATTGACAAATATTGACTAATAAATAGAGATTTGATGTTGGTGACCGGAATAAGGATAACATGAACCTAGATCTTGAATTTATTGGATCGATTTGAGAACACTCACCTATCCTAATTatacttttaaatatttttatcaATAGTATAACtaatagaataaattttaacaATAAACTTATGTCAATGTATTCAAAAGTTGGTTTAAAGGCAAAGTGAATTATTAACCGAATATAGGGATGTCATATTGTCAGTTGGGCTGCTTTTTGGGGAGACCTCCCCCAGGGATCAACTCCAATTGGGTGGGGATGAAGGAAAGTTTAGCGGGTGATGGGGATAAAAATGAATTCGCCGTGACGGTGCGATGATGGATTTTAGATTTAACCGTTCACCTCTCTTATctttcatctaattgattatg encodes:
- the LOC110804578 gene encoding double-stranded RNA-binding protein 3, coding for MYKNQLQELAQRSCFNLPSYACIREGPDHAPRFKASVNFNGEIFDSPAFFSTLRQAEHSAAEVALNTLADRGPSKTLAAKVLDETGVYKNLLQETAHRAGLNLPVYTTIRSGPGHVPIFSCTVELAGMTFTGEAAKTKKQAQKNAAIAAWSSLKQMSQCGSSSSANISGGHEEQEQVVVARFLGSLNPAEPSNSSQSNQQKGYHRSPASTTTCRNSFPSTPTSFGIRYQNWISSNISPEMVSHHIWLQGQPTEQQRRIMALQIPIQQVPRLPPPNQVVPWMHSMLQPSPHPYCLTGEQQPVPLSPGISMCAANSPFYFSNHLVRDPMKARSMVAVQELHEEKQEESSNHCSPEPSKSPVLSNDGAKLVLDEKLQKEAKQDSLPQAENISSASMKVQEKGPPMFESSMPPNIRSSRAATSNNPVNTGMAMPTASQGVTVGPTNRNFRYPITTPRMQSGGVGSFAVRPRYGRMQAGGFRPTFTAPAVQIRSVVPVCSAAPPRRMTSSPQKEESSDDMRNNSTGDVSVIKSKLENLEI